In Aedes albopictus strain Foshan chromosome 3, AalbF5, whole genome shotgun sequence, the following are encoded in one genomic region:
- the LOC134289410 gene encoding uncharacterized protein LOC134289410 has translation MGLHDRELQKSLLMSETLTLDAIEKKSLSCEVANRQTKAMNSEPRRDEVHSVKSRLGKKVGESSRDYGRDRSDRQYRGRIVNRNENRVSFRGRSPSESKNRNAYANAICNYCKKRGHLRRDCYSLRNRNSVYHVEKVEKDTSYDFKRSDGHDSSGEETDGMECLMISTVNKINEPCMIKAKVQNCMLKMEIDSGSAVSVISEADCWKFFNAIPIRSSSRQLIVVDGARLRITGEISVQVELNGSIAKQKLVVLQCSNSFVPLIGRSWLDCFFPGWRSGFTSTAMVNSLNEKKDFSEPIVGYEGELILKHEQPIFKKA, from the exons ATGGGGCTGCATGATCGGGAGTTGCAAAAGTCTTTACTAATGTCGGAGACACTGACACTAGATGCAATTGAGAAGAAATCGCTTAGCTGTGAGGTAGCCAACAGACAGACCAAAGCAATGAACAGTGAGCCAAGAAGGGACGAAGTGCATTCAGTGAAGAGCAGACTAGGTAAAAAAGTTGGTGAAAGTAGCCGGGACTATGGGCGTGATAGATCGGACAGGCAATACAGGGGCCGAATTGTTAATAGGAATGAAAATCGAGTTAGTTTCCGTGGTAGATCTCCGTCTGAGTCCAAAAATCGCAATGCATACGCTAATGCAATTTGTAATTATTGCAAAAAGCGAGGACATTTGAGAAGGGACTGCTATAGTTTGCGAAATCGAAACTCGGTGTATCACGTAGAGAAGGTTGAAAAGGACACTAGCTATGATTTTAAACGGTCAGACGGGCATGATAGTTCAGGTGAAGAAACAGATGGAATGGAGTGTTTGATGATTTCCACCGTTAATAAAATTAATGAACCGTGCATGATTAAAGCAAAAGTGCAAAACTGTATGCTGAAAATGGAAATTGATTCGGGGTCAGCTGTTTCTGTGATCAGTGAGGCCGACTGTTGGAAATTTTTCAACGCTATTCCAATACGCAGCTCTAGCAGACAGCTGATTGTTGTTGATGGAGCACGCTTGaggattacaggagaaatttctgtacagGTTGAATTGAACGGGTCAATAGCAAAGCAAAAGCTTGTAGTTTTGCAGTGTAGCAACAGTTTTGTTCCTTTGATTGGAAGATCATGGCTTGATTGTTTCTTCCCTGGATGGAGATCGGGTTTCACGAGCACAGCGATGGTGAATAGTCTGAACGAGAAGAAAG atTTTTCAGAACCTATCGTAGGCTATGAGGGGGAACTGATCCTGAAGCATGAACAACCGATTTTCAAGAAGGCGTAA